The Erpetoichthys calabaricus chromosome 13, fErpCal1.3, whole genome shotgun sequence genome has a window encoding:
- the LOC127530090 gene encoding uncharacterized protein LOC127530090 isoform X1 translates to MISVHPAVAVVCLLLLITTEASISSGRGGGSFDYDIRTKSELTELYNSKVFMAERMERPKGSWKWKLTGTAGPVSHTGVRVTLSDGSQWLIHKGSGYGKSSETVVVDAKHMSHEWKVIETKDFEGTRTVSDFVKAGGSYYNLLIDNCHDASRRMMDQK, encoded by the exons ATGATCTCCGTTCACCCTGCTGTTGCTGTCGTCTGTTTGCTGCTTTTAATCACCACTGAAGCGTCAATATCATCTGGAAGAG GTGGTGGAAGTTTTGACTATGACATTAGAACAAAGTCAGAACTTACTGAGCTATATAACTCCAAAGTTTTCATGGCAGAGAGAATGGAAAGGCCGAAGGGAAGTTGGAAATGGAAATTGACAGGTACAGCTGGACCAGTGAGCCACACAGGGGTcag AGTTACACTGAGCGATGGAAGTCAGTGGCTGATTCACAAGGGATCTGGATATGGCAAAAGCTCAGAGACTGTGGTAGTAGATGCAAAACACATGAGTCATGAGTGGAAG GTAATTGAAACTAAAGATTTCGAAGGGACAAGGACCGTTTCTGATTTTGTAAAAGCTGGAGGCAGTTATTACAATCTCTTAATAGACAACTGCCACGATGCCTCCCGTAGAATGATGGACCAGAAGTAA